The Dickeya poaceiphila DNA window TCGGGTCATTCAGGAAATACGCCACACTGCGTTCAGCCGCCATGCGACCGCCAATCACATCCAGCGGATAATGCACCCCCAGCACCAGACGGGAATAACCGTAGGTAGCCGCTCTGTCAATCAGCGGCACGAAACGCTCCGGCAGCATCTGCGCCAGCAACAGCGCATCGTTATAACCACTATTGGTGTGGCCGCTGGGGAACGAACCACCCGCTGCCGTGTAGCGAACGTTATCCACTACCACAGCGGTATCCGGCACCAGATGAATGCTGTTGCCCGGTTGTTTGAACGGACGTGGATAGTTAAAGGCGTTTTTCGCCGCTGATGTGCTGACGTTGGTCGCCTTGATCAGCGCAGCAGCCTTACCGATTTCGCCTTTCTGATAAACATCGAGAAACGCCTTGCCCAACTTCGGTCCCAGCGCTTCCGCCAGCGCGTACAAATAGCGGGTGTTTTCCGCATCAATCAGCGCTTTCTGGCGCAGCGGCAGGGTAGATTCCAGATTGATGCGCTCAACCGTCGCCAGGTTTTTCTGCAACACCGACGCCGACAGGGTACGAAACCCATCCAGCAGTTTCACGCTGGCCTGCTGCTGACCTTTAGGGTTGAAAACGTAGCCAGTCGCTTTCAGCCATTTCATATCACCCTGCGGTTCGCCCTGATCAGGCGCGTTGTCCAGCACCGCACGGGTCAGCTTTGGGGCGCTTCCCTGCAAGGCTTTTTGCAGATATTGCTGCACCTGTTGCTGCATCTCGATGACCGGGGCGCTATTGCTGGCCTCAGTGGTAGTTTGCAGCAACGGCAGTGGGGAATCGCTACGGGAAGCCGCCTGCGTCTGGACTGTCGCCAGTGAGCAAGCCACGGTTATAAACGCGTAGGAATAGCGCATGGTAGGTCCTTTTTATTGTTACGGATTATCGGCAAGGATAGGAAACCGCATCAGCCTAAGCGCTGCTGATGACAACTCGGTGAAACTTTTTTAATAACAGGTACTTTGATTACCAATGTCGCCAAACAGTATAGGCGCGGGTTCCCACCGGCGCGAGAGAACTGTACCGGTTTAGCAATACAAAAACGAAATGGAGGCGCAACATCTGAAACAGATAAAACAGACGCCGTGGCACCGCCACGGCGTCTGAAATTCTCAGGCATGAATCGGGTAAGTGTCTTCAATTACACGGGCGAATGCCTGACACAGGGCATCATCGCCGTATTGATTGTCAGCCAACACGGTATCGCCATCCACCACCTGAATATGGGCATTAAGGGAGAAATCCGCCGCGGGTTGCGGGCGCGCCATAGCCGCAGCGATGGTTGCCTGCGCCTGTTGCCACGCCTCTTCCTCCGTCAGGTTGCATTCACGCGCCAGATAGTCTGGGTTGAATCCTTCGCCGGTCAGGCTGCGTAAGGTTTCATCGTGGCTCAGGCTATTGCCGGGCTGCCAGTAATGGCGCGTCAGGTCCGGACCAATCGCCGGGTTATCCGTCAGATAACCATCACGCTGCAAGAAGAAATGGCGCGTTTGCTCTACCGCCATCATCGCCAACAGGTACCCTTGATAGGAACAGGCCGATTCCATCGACAGCAAATGCGGAATCGCCATGGTCGGGCGCGGGC harbors:
- a CDS encoding acid phosphatase translates to MRYSYAFITVACSLATVQTQAASRSDSPLPLLQTTTEASNSAPVIEMQQQVQQYLQKALQGSAPKLTRAVLDNAPDQGEPQGDMKWLKATGYVFNPKGQQQASVKLLDGFRTLSASVLQKNLATVERINLESTLPLRQKALIDAENTRYLYALAEALGPKLGKAFLDVYQKGEIGKAAALIKATNVSTSAAKNAFNYPRPFKQPGNSIHLVPDTAVVVDNVRYTAAGGSFPSGHTNSGYNDALLLAQMLPERFVPLIDRAATYGYSRLVLGVHYPLDVIGGRMAAERSVAYFLNDPKYRVLFNEAKTQLRTALEKACGTTLAECAKPQGKNDPYTDPAMTSFYRYTMTYNLPMAKVKAQSVKVPEGAEVLLEGPLPQLSATQRRTLMVKTAIADGYPLSAGGGAANFWQRLNLHDAVAAAKK